Proteins from a genomic interval of Luteibacter pinisoli:
- the mtnC gene encoding acireductone synthase, with protein MSDIRAVLTDIEGTTSSIDFVKDVLFPYARQHLPAYVETHTDEPEVQHWLHEAAKEAGIVEATRGEIINLLIRWIDEDRKSTALKALQGMIWREGYESGAYVSHMYPEVAGRLKAWHEQGLKLYVYSSGSVPAQKLLFGFSENGDLTPLFSGYFDTQTGHKREVQSYRLIAEAIGLAPAQVLFLSDIREELDAAREAGMHTTHLVRPPLPMTDAGHPAVADFDAIQP; from the coding sequence ATGTCTGATATCCGCGCCGTCCTCACCGACATCGAGGGCACCACCAGCTCGATCGACTTCGTGAAGGACGTGCTGTTTCCCTACGCCCGCCAGCACCTGCCGGCCTACGTGGAAACCCACACCGACGAGCCCGAGGTCCAGCACTGGCTGCACGAGGCCGCCAAAGAGGCGGGCATCGTCGAGGCCACGCGCGGCGAGATCATCAACCTGCTCATCCGCTGGATTGACGAAGACCGCAAGTCGACGGCGTTGAAGGCCCTGCAGGGCATGATCTGGCGCGAAGGCTACGAGTCCGGCGCCTACGTGTCGCACATGTACCCGGAAGTGGCCGGCCGCCTGAAGGCGTGGCACGAGCAGGGCCTGAAGCTGTACGTCTACTCGTCGGGCTCGGTGCCGGCGCAGAAGCTGCTGTTCGGCTTCAGCGAAAACGGTGACCTGACCCCGCTGTTCTCCGGCTATTTCGACACCCAGACCGGCCACAAGCGCGAGGTGCAGTCGTATCGCCTCATCGCCGAGGCGATCGGACTGGCGCCGGCGCAGGTGCTGTTCCTTTCCGATATCCGCGAAGAGCTGGACGCCGCCCGCGAGGCCGGCATGCACACGACCCACCTGGTGCGCCCGCCGCTGCCGATGACCGACGCAGGCCACCCCGCCGTGGCGGATTTCGATGCCATCCAGCCTTGA
- a CDS encoding FMN-dependent NADH-azoreductase: MKLLHIDASALGAHSVSRGLTQAIVSEFVSHHPGTEVTYRDLHAAPLAHWGLPAGENDPNAAEAEKVMEEFLAADVVVIGAPMYNFSITSSLKAWIDRIAVAGKTFSYTANGPQGLAGGKRVIVASSRGGIYSAGPAAGMDFQEPYLRAVFGFLGVTDIEFVRAEGVAMGDEHKAQALETATAGIGGLLRKAA, translated from the coding sequence ATGAAACTCCTGCACATCGACGCCAGCGCCCTGGGCGCCCATTCCGTCTCGCGCGGCCTGACCCAGGCCATCGTTTCCGAGTTCGTCAGCCACCACCCGGGCACCGAGGTCACCTACCGTGACCTGCACGCCGCCCCGCTCGCCCACTGGGGCCTGCCGGCCGGTGAGAACGACCCGAATGCCGCGGAAGCGGAAAAGGTGATGGAAGAGTTCCTGGCTGCCGACGTCGTCGTCATTGGCGCCCCGATGTACAACTTCAGCATCACCAGCTCGCTGAAGGCCTGGATCGACCGCATCGCCGTCGCCGGCAAGACCTTCAGCTACACGGCGAATGGCCCGCAGGGCCTGGCCGGTGGCAAGCGCGTCATCGTGGCCTCGAGCCGCGGCGGCATCTACAGCGCTGGCCCGGCCGCGGGCATGGACTTCCAGGAGCCCTACCTGCGTGCGGTGTTCGGTTTCCTCGGCGTCACCGACATCGAGTTCGTCCGCGCCGAAGGCGTGGCCATGGGTGATGAGCACAAGGCCCAGGCCCTCGAGACGGCCACCGCCGGCATCGGCGGCCTCCTCCGCAAGGCCGCGTAA
- a CDS encoding high-potential iron-sulfur protein, giving the protein MAENDTHNIEGRRRFLKAAAGSVAAATVLGTLPRRAQAQDLPHLSPSDPTASALKYVEDGSKAQGKKTASDACFNCNFYQGKAGAAWGPCQLFPGKAVAAKGWCVSHAVMI; this is encoded by the coding sequence ATGGCAGAGAATGACACCCACAACATCGAGGGTCGCCGCCGATTCCTCAAGGCCGCCGCAGGTTCCGTCGCCGCCGCGACCGTGCTTGGCACCCTCCCGCGCCGCGCCCAGGCCCAGGACCTCCCGCACCTTTCCCCCTCCGACCCGACCGCCTCGGCCCTGAAGTACGTCGAGGACGGCAGCAAGGCGCAGGGCAAGAAGACGGCCAGCGACGCCTGCTTCAACTGCAACTTCTACCAGGGCAAGGCGGGAGCCGCCTGGGGGCCGTGCCAGCTGTTCCCGGGCAAGGCGGTGGCGGCGAAGGGCTGGTGCGTGTCTCACGCTGTCATGATCTGA
- a CDS encoding 1,2-dihydroxy-3-keto-5-methylthiopentene dioxygenase translates to MSRLRIYDDAHHDAPLAVMTDHAAIAKALGDVGVRFEAWEASQPIEPGASQDEVIAAYRGDIDRLMKENGYQAVDVISLKPDHPDRAAFRSKFLNEHTHSEDEVRFFVAGAGQFTLHINGKVYEVLCEQGDLIGVPDGTPHWFDMSVSPYFVAIRLFTNVEGWVASFTGEDIAERFPRMDPHPSAPVTS, encoded by the coding sequence ATGAGCCGTCTGCGTATCTACGACGATGCCCACCATGACGCCCCGCTGGCGGTCATGACCGACCACGCTGCGATCGCGAAAGCCCTCGGCGACGTGGGCGTGCGCTTCGAAGCCTGGGAAGCCAGCCAGCCGATCGAGCCCGGTGCAAGCCAGGACGAAGTGATCGCCGCCTATCGTGGCGACATCGACCGCCTGATGAAGGAAAACGGCTACCAGGCCGTGGACGTGATCAGCCTGAAGCCGGACCACCCGGACCGGGCCGCCTTCCGCTCGAAATTCCTGAACGAGCACACCCATAGCGAAGACGAAGTGCGCTTCTTCGTCGCCGGCGCCGGCCAGTTCACCCTGCACATCAACGGCAAGGTCTACGAGGTGCTGTGCGAACAGGGCGACCTGATCGGCGTGCCCGACGGCACCCCGCACTGGTTCGACATGAGCGTCTCGCCGTACTTCGTGGCGATCCGCCTGTTCACCAACGTCGAGGGCTGGGTCGCCAGCTTCACCGGCGAGGACATCGCGGAGCGTTTTCCGCGCATGGATCCGCACCCCTCGGCACCCGTCACGTCGTAA
- a CDS encoding LysR substrate-binding domain-containing protein, with the protein MEGALQDLNDLYFFASVVEHGGFSAAGRALGIPKSRLSKRIAQLEDRLGVRLLQRTTRRFVVTEIGERFYQHCRAVLEEAKAAQDAVDELRTEPRGVVRISCPISIAQNIVGPMLPAFLLEHPKVQVRLTATNRRVDLIGEGYDVAVRVREKLDTDATLVLRSIGYARSLLVASPKFLDSHGRPKTLEELAQLPALSMYEHEGAQVWELVDSAGKKAAVEVKPRLVSGDFTVLIAAAVQCCGVALLPEDYCAPMLSTKQLEWVLPEYTTAQGTLHFVYPSRRGLLPAVRSFVDFLAERLPKAQAEFHKDCEKVAADPGSRGAIAMRRMLGSEDTAAFGRPNE; encoded by the coding sequence ATGGAAGGCGCCCTGCAGGACCTGAACGACCTCTATTTCTTTGCCTCCGTGGTCGAACACGGGGGCTTTTCCGCCGCAGGGCGGGCCCTGGGCATCCCCAAATCGCGTCTTTCCAAGCGGATTGCCCAGCTGGAAGACCGCCTCGGCGTGCGCCTGCTGCAGCGAACCACCCGCCGATTCGTGGTCACCGAGATTGGCGAGCGCTTCTACCAGCACTGCCGGGCGGTGCTGGAAGAGGCCAAGGCGGCCCAAGACGCCGTGGACGAGCTGCGCACCGAGCCCCGGGGCGTGGTCCGGATCAGCTGCCCCATCTCGATCGCCCAGAACATCGTCGGCCCCATGCTGCCGGCCTTCCTGCTCGAGCACCCCAAGGTGCAGGTGCGCCTCACCGCGACCAATCGCCGGGTGGACCTGATCGGCGAGGGCTACGACGTGGCCGTGCGCGTCCGCGAGAAGCTGGATACGGACGCTACCCTGGTCCTGCGCAGCATCGGCTACGCGCGCAGCCTGCTGGTGGCCAGCCCGAAGTTCCTGGATAGCCACGGCCGGCCGAAAACGCTGGAGGAACTGGCCCAGCTGCCGGCGCTCAGCATGTACGAGCACGAAGGCGCCCAGGTCTGGGAGCTGGTCGACAGCGCCGGTAAGAAGGCCGCGGTGGAGGTCAAGCCGCGGCTGGTGAGCGGCGACTTCACCGTGCTCATCGCCGCCGCCGTGCAGTGCTGTGGCGTGGCCCTGCTGCCGGAGGATTACTGCGCGCCCATGCTCTCCACCAAGCAGCTGGAGTGGGTGCTGCCCGAGTACACCACCGCCCAGGGCACGCTGCATTTCGTGTACCCGAGCCGCCGCGGGCTGCTCCCGGCCGTGCGCAGCTTCGTGGACTTCCTGGCCGAGCGCCTGCCCAAGGCCCAGGCGGAATTCCACAAGGATTGCGAGAAGGTGGCGGCGGACCCGGGCAGCAGGGGGGCGATCGCCATGCGCCGCATGTTAGGATCGGAAGATACGGCGGCGTTTGGCCGTCCAAACGAATAA
- a CDS encoding amidohydrolase, translating to MQALTVTLVQGATRWHDAPANREYYGRLVRGAPRSDLIVLPETFLSGFTNDTLGNAETMDGEGVAWVRALAREVDATITGSLVIREGETVYNRLVWASPNGDLAYYDKRHLFRMAGEHTRYGGGRERLIVELKGWRILPQVCYDLRFPVWLRNGRNEAAEGGMDYDLSLFVANWPSPRRGPWRTLLRARSIENLAYTIGVNRVGVDGNDHPYAGDSAVIDPVGEALVELGAQEQVVTIAIDPAPLLAHRERFPAWMDADRFSLHDD from the coding sequence GTGCAAGCTCTGACCGTCACCCTGGTGCAGGGCGCCACGCGCTGGCACGACGCGCCGGCGAATCGCGAGTACTACGGCCGCCTTGTGCGCGGGGCGCCCAGGAGCGACCTCATCGTGCTGCCGGAGACCTTCCTCTCCGGCTTCACCAACGACACGCTGGGCAACGCGGAGACCATGGATGGCGAGGGCGTGGCCTGGGTGCGTGCGCTGGCCAGGGAAGTGGACGCGACGATCACCGGCAGCCTGGTGATCCGCGAAGGCGAGACCGTCTACAACCGCCTGGTCTGGGCGTCGCCGAATGGCGACCTCGCGTACTACGACAAGCGCCACCTGTTCCGCATGGCCGGCGAGCACACCCGCTACGGCGGCGGCCGCGAGCGGCTGATCGTCGAGCTGAAGGGTTGGCGGATCCTGCCGCAGGTCTGCTACGACCTGCGCTTCCCGGTGTGGCTGCGCAATGGCCGCAACGAAGCGGCTGAGGGCGGCATGGATTACGACCTGTCGCTGTTCGTTGCGAACTGGCCGTCGCCGCGCCGTGGGCCGTGGCGCACGCTGCTGCGTGCCCGTTCTATCGAGAACCTGGCGTACACGATTGGCGTCAACCGCGTGGGCGTGGACGGTAACGACCACCCGTACGCGGGCGACAGCGCCGTGATCGATCCGGTCGGCGAAGCCCTCGTGGAGCTCGGCGCGCAGGAGCAGGTAGTGACCATCGCCATCGATCCGGCCCCGCTGCTGGCCCACCGCGAACGCTTCCCCGCCTGGATGGACGCCGACCGCTTCTCCCTGCACGACGACTGA
- a CDS encoding C13 family peptidase, which produces MPSSLDPGRRTAIYTLAGFIAGALLTAAVLGFGPRPVMTSVAPRPPAPASTPAVAGSSAPPARPAPAATVAAADDAADDEGLQLDVGNWPDNAPTPEQVFASQPEAMRTALGKLAKRTPGKPNVYAVAFGGDASEDVFRNEAEYLDKLMGTRFGSPGHTLVLENNPDTLATRPLASWSNLESALDGLARVMNPKDDILLVYIATHGGSDHSLLVDMDPIPLDQLDPDGLSQILARHDFRWKVVVVNACYSGGYVPKLRGAGSLVMTSARTDRTSFGCGSDSDITYFGHAWLADGLNATPDFVQAFDQARTEIAGWEKRDAVTPSEPQIDVGAGIADKLATWRKVAKIGPAVPFAPAK; this is translated from the coding sequence ATGCCATCCAGCCTTGATCCCGGTCGCCGGACGGCGATCTACACGCTCGCCGGCTTCATCGCCGGCGCGTTGCTGACCGCCGCCGTCCTCGGCTTCGGGCCGCGCCCGGTCATGACCTCGGTGGCGCCGCGCCCGCCGGCCCCTGCGTCCACGCCTGCCGTGGCCGGCAGCAGCGCGCCCCCTGCCCGCCCGGCGCCGGCCGCCACCGTGGCCGCTGCCGACGACGCCGCGGACGACGAGGGTCTCCAGCTGGACGTCGGCAACTGGCCCGACAACGCGCCGACGCCCGAACAGGTGTTCGCGTCCCAACCGGAAGCCATGCGCACGGCCCTGGGCAAGCTCGCCAAGCGCACCCCCGGCAAGCCCAACGTGTATGCCGTGGCCTTCGGCGGCGACGCCTCCGAGGACGTCTTCCGTAACGAGGCCGAGTACCTCGACAAGCTGATGGGCACGCGCTTCGGCAGCCCGGGCCACACGCTCGTGCTGGAGAACAACCCCGATACCCTGGCGACGCGCCCCCTGGCAAGCTGGAGCAACCTCGAAAGCGCGCTGGACGGCCTCGCGAGGGTAATGAACCCCAAGGACGACATCCTTCTGGTGTACATCGCCACGCACGGCGGCAGTGACCATAGCCTGCTGGTGGACATGGATCCGATTCCGCTCGACCAGCTCGACCCGGACGGCCTGTCGCAGATCCTGGCCCGGCACGATTTCCGCTGGAAGGTCGTGGTGGTGAACGCCTGCTACTCGGGCGGCTACGTACCGAAGCTGCGCGGGGCCGGCAGCCTGGTGATGACCTCGGCGCGGACGGATCGCACGTCGTTCGGCTGTGGCTCGGATTCGGACATCACCTACTTTGGCCACGCCTGGCTTGCCGACGGGCTGAACGCCACGCCGGACTTCGTCCAGGCCTTCGACCAGGCCAGGACCGAGATCGCCGGCTGGGAAAAGCGCGATGCGGTGACGCCGTCGGAACCGCAGATCGACGTGGGCGCGGGTATCGCCGACAAACTGGCCACGTGGCGCAAGGTCGCGAAGATCGGCCCGGCCGTGCCGTTCGCCCCCGCGAAATAG
- a CDS encoding methylthioribulose 1-phosphate dehydratase: protein MTKTLDHLDPALLATRADAIADAARDLAAFGWTPATSSNFSMRLDDGLAAITISGRDKGRLGRDDIMVVDMDGKAVGSDSRPSAETGLHTQVYKRYPEANVVLHTHSRTQSVASRLFANEGRIRLEGWELQKAISGYTTHESVLEIPVFPNTQHMPELEAQVDAWIDSGKPLYAYLINGHGIYTWGRDMAETRRHLEALEFLLGCELDLRRLSP from the coding sequence ATGACAAAAACCCTCGACCACCTCGATCCGGCCCTGCTGGCCACCCGCGCCGACGCCATTGCCGATGCCGCCCGCGACCTGGCCGCCTTCGGCTGGACGCCCGCGACCAGCAGCAACTTCTCGATGCGCCTGGATGACGGCCTCGCCGCCATCACGATCTCCGGCCGCGACAAGGGCCGCCTGGGGCGCGATGACATCATGGTGGTGGACATGGACGGCAAGGCCGTGGGCAGCGATTCGCGCCCCTCCGCCGAGACCGGCCTGCACACCCAGGTGTATAAGCGCTACCCGGAGGCGAATGTGGTGCTGCACACGCATTCGCGCACCCAGAGCGTGGCCTCGCGTCTGTTCGCCAACGAAGGCCGCATCCGCCTGGAAGGGTGGGAGCTGCAGAAGGCCATCTCCGGCTACACCACGCATGAGAGCGTGCTGGAGATCCCCGTTTTCCCCAACACCCAGCACATGCCGGAACTCGAAGCCCAGGTGGACGCCTGGATCGACAGCGGCAAGCCGCTCTACGCCTACCTGATCAACGGCCACGGCATCTACACCTGGGGCCGCGACATGGCGGAGACCCGCCGCCATCTCGAGGCGCTGGAATTCCTGCTGGGCTGCGAACTCGACCTGAGGAGGCTTTCCCCATGA
- a CDS encoding amino acid permease produces MLKQLLAKKSPQAEPDDAHGPALRRTLGPWGLTALGIGAVIGGGIFVITGVAAAEHAGPAIILSFILAAICSVFTALCYAEFASLIPVSGSAYSYAYATLGEGAAWFIGWNLILEYGVSASAVAVSWTGYFVSLLDHVGLHIPPALTNAPLDFIDGHLVTTGALFNLPAVGITLALTWLCYVGIKESTGLNMAMVILKVALIIVVIVVGASHIDTANWHPFIPDNQGGDRYGWNGILRGASMVFFAYIGFEATSTAAQESKNPQRDMPIGTLASLGICTVLYIAMAAVLTGLVPFAQLDTAEPVVTAIRNHPELSWLRGIVEVGALIGLSSVVLVMIIAQPRIFMIMARDGLMPKVFTTIHPKHRTPHINTVLTGVGIAALAAVFPLNLLGDLTSMGTLVAFSAVCIGVLILRRTAPDIPRSFRVPIAPVTCTLGVLSCIFLLWSMGVRNWVLMGVWTLLGIVVYFGYSYRHSRLRARG; encoded by the coding sequence ATGCTCAAGCAGCTACTCGCCAAGAAATCCCCGCAGGCCGAACCCGACGACGCGCACGGCCCCGCCCTGCGACGCACGCTGGGCCCCTGGGGGCTGACCGCGCTGGGCATCGGCGCAGTCATCGGCGGCGGCATCTTCGTCATCACGGGTGTCGCGGCGGCGGAACATGCCGGCCCGGCGATCATCCTCTCCTTTATCCTGGCCGCCATCTGCAGCGTGTTCACCGCGCTGTGCTACGCGGAATTCGCCTCGCTGATCCCCGTGTCCGGTAGCGCGTACTCGTACGCCTACGCCACGCTGGGCGAAGGCGCCGCGTGGTTCATCGGCTGGAATCTCATTCTCGAGTACGGCGTGTCGGCCTCGGCCGTGGCGGTGAGCTGGACGGGTTACTTCGTCAGCCTTCTCGATCACGTCGGCCTGCACATCCCGCCGGCGCTGACCAACGCGCCGCTGGATTTCATCGACGGCCACCTGGTCACCACCGGCGCGCTGTTCAACCTTCCCGCCGTGGGCATCACCCTGGCGCTGACCTGGCTCTGCTACGTCGGCATCAAGGAATCCACCGGCCTGAACATGGCCATGGTGATCCTCAAGGTCGCCCTGATCATCGTCGTGATCGTCGTCGGTGCCAGCCACATCGATACGGCCAACTGGCACCCGTTCATCCCGGATAACCAGGGCGGCGACCGCTACGGCTGGAACGGCATCCTGCGCGGTGCGTCCATGGTGTTCTTCGCCTACATCGGCTTCGAAGCCACGTCGACGGCGGCCCAGGAATCGAAGAACCCGCAGCGCGACATGCCGATCGGCACGCTCGCCTCGCTGGGCATCTGCACCGTGCTCTACATCGCCATGGCCGCCGTGCTGACGGGCCTGGTGCCGTTCGCACAGCTGGATACGGCCGAGCCGGTGGTCACCGCCATCCGCAACCATCCGGAACTGAGCTGGCTGCGCGGCATCGTCGAAGTCGGCGCGCTGATCGGCCTTTCGTCGGTGGTGCTGGTCATGATCATCGCGCAGCCGCGCATCTTCATGATCATGGCCCGCGACGGTCTGATGCCGAAAGTGTTCACCACCATCCATCCGAAGCACCGCACGCCGCACATCAACACCGTGCTCACCGGCGTCGGCATCGCTGCGCTCGCTGCCGTCTTCCCGCTCAACCTGCTTGGCGACCTCACCTCGATGGGCACGCTGGTCGCGTTCAGCGCGGTGTGCATCGGTGTGCTGATCCTGCGTCGTACCGCGCCCGATATCCCGCGTTCGTTCCGCGTGCCGATTGCACCGGTGACGTGCACGCTTGGTGTGCTCAGCTGCATCTTCCTGCTGTGGTCGATGGGCGTGCGCAACTGGGTGTTGATGGGTGTGTGGACGCTGCTCGGCATCGTCGTTTACTTCGGCTATAGCTACCGCCACAGCCGCTTGCGGGCGCGTGGTTGA
- a CDS encoding ribonuclease H-like domain-containing protein: MSDLAAKLAALRKQAGAAMGAATRAVQAPARATSVDLDALRRMAGVRDRVSLGLVRAIPSRPVTREVPGDELAPGLRYLEHHSAWPEPPDEFDLSFARLTTARREHLLHFDTETTGLAGGTGTRAFMIGAADWFGGRLRVRQLYLTSMAAETAMLSEFSRWIHADTVLVSYNGKSYDAPLLSTRYRLARLANPLTGLTHVDLLHPMRRRYKAVWENCRMQTAERKLLQIVREDDLPGSEAPRAWLTYLRGGSSTDLVRVAEHNLQDVRSLSGLLVDAHGWAARDAQALSLAGDEK, translated from the coding sequence GTGAGTGATCTTGCCGCGAAGCTGGCTGCCCTGCGCAAGCAGGCCGGTGCGGCCATGGGCGCGGCGACGCGCGCGGTACAGGCGCCCGCGAGGGCGACTTCGGTGGATCTGGACGCGCTCCGCCGCATGGCCGGCGTGCGCGATCGTGTAAGCCTGGGGCTGGTCCGCGCCATACCCTCGCGGCCCGTCACCCGCGAGGTTCCCGGTGATGAACTCGCTCCCGGTCTGCGTTACCTGGAACACCACAGTGCCTGGCCCGAGCCGCCGGACGAGTTTGACCTCAGCTTTGCCCGCCTGACGACCGCGCGACGCGAACACCTGCTGCACTTTGATACGGAAACCACGGGCCTCGCCGGTGGTACCGGCACGCGTGCCTTCATGATCGGCGCAGCGGACTGGTTCGGCGGGCGCCTGCGCGTACGCCAGCTCTATCTCACCAGCATGGCCGCGGAAACGGCGATGCTCAGTGAGTTTTCCCGCTGGATCCATGCCGATACGGTGCTCGTGAGCTACAACGGCAAGTCGTATGACGCGCCGCTCCTCTCCACGCGCTACCGGCTTGCCCGGCTGGCCAATCCGCTCACCGGGCTTACCCACGTCGACCTGCTGCACCCCATGCGCCGTCGCTACAAGGCGGTGTGGGAGAACTGCAGGATGCAGACGGCCGAGCGCAAGTTGCTGCAGATCGTCCGCGAGGATGACCTTCCCGGATCCGAGGCGCCGCGGGCATGGCTCACCTACCTGCGTGGCGGCTCATCCACGGATCTGGTCCGCGTGGCTGAACACAACCTGCAGGACGTGCGCAGCCTGAGTGGATTGCTGGTGGATGCCCACGGCTGGGCGGCGCGTGATGCGCAGGCCCTTTCGCTGGCCGGTGACGAAAAATAG
- a CDS encoding pyridoxal phosphate-dependent aminotransferase — translation MQIETKLPKVGTTIFSVMSQLALEHKAVNLGQGFPDFEPPEPLREAITRAMAEGKNQYAPGVGIAKLREQIALKTERLYGHRVSPDTEVTVTSGATEALFSAIAAVVRAGDEVIVFDPCYDSYEPAIELQGATAVHIPLELPSFGIDWQRVREAITPKTRMILVNSPHNPSGAVLSRADLDELAAIVRDTPIIVLSDEVYEHIVFDGAEHQSVLRHEELAARSIVVSSFGKTYHCTGWKVGYAVAPKALTAEFRKVHQYLTFCTFNPAQWAFAEFLESTPEHYLELPAFYQAKRDRFRELLAPSRLKLLDVPGGYFQLVDYSAIRDVDDINFSEWLVREGGVAAIPLSPFYETAPDTRLVRLCFAKNDATMEAAAELLCKL, via the coding sequence ATGCAGATCGAAACCAAGCTTCCCAAGGTCGGTACGACCATTTTCAGCGTCATGAGCCAGCTTGCGCTGGAGCACAAGGCCGTGAACCTCGGCCAGGGTTTCCCGGACTTCGAGCCGCCGGAGCCGCTGCGCGAGGCGATCACCCGGGCCATGGCCGAGGGCAAGAACCAGTACGCCCCCGGCGTCGGCATCGCGAAACTGCGTGAGCAGATCGCGCTGAAGACCGAGCGCCTCTACGGCCACCGGGTGAGCCCGGATACCGAGGTGACGGTGACCTCCGGTGCCACCGAGGCGCTGTTCTCGGCCATCGCCGCCGTGGTCCGCGCCGGTGACGAAGTCATCGTGTTCGACCCGTGCTACGACAGCTACGAGCCGGCCATTGAACTGCAGGGCGCCACCGCGGTGCACATCCCGCTGGAGCTGCCCTCGTTCGGCATCGACTGGCAGCGCGTGCGCGAGGCGATCACGCCGAAGACGCGGATGATCCTGGTGAACTCGCCGCACAACCCGTCGGGCGCCGTGCTGTCGCGTGCCGACCTGGACGAACTGGCCGCGATCGTCCGTGATACGCCGATCATCGTGCTGTCCGACGAAGTCTATGAGCACATCGTGTTCGACGGCGCCGAGCACCAGAGCGTGCTGCGCCACGAGGAGCTGGCGGCGCGCAGCATCGTCGTGTCGTCGTTCGGCAAGACCTACCACTGCACGGGCTGGAAGGTGGGCTACGCGGTCGCGCCCAAGGCGCTGACGGCCGAGTTCCGCAAGGTGCACCAGTACCTGACGTTCTGCACGTTCAATCCCGCGCAATGGGCCTTCGCCGAATTCCTTGAATCCACGCCCGAGCATTACCTCGAGCTGCCCGCCTTCTACCAGGCCAAGCGCGACCGCTTCCGTGAGTTGCTGGCCCCGTCGCGCCTGAAGCTGCTCGACGTACCGGGCGGCTACTTCCAGCTGGTGGATTACAGTGCGATCCGCGACGTGGACGACATCAATTTCAGCGAGTGGCTGGTGCGCGAGGGTGGCGTGGCCGCCATTCCGCTCAGCCCGTTTTACGAGACCGCGCCGGACACCCGCCTGGTGCGCCTGTGCTTCGCCAAGAACGACGCCACCATGGAAGCCGCCGCGGAGCTCCTGTGCAAGCTCTGA